In Vibrio sp. 10N, the following proteins share a genomic window:
- a CDS encoding acetate uptake transporter: MSNKLANPAPLGLMGFGMTTILLNIHNAGFFPIDSMILAMGIFYGGLSQVFVGMMCFKRGDTFGTTAFTSYGLFWLTLVGIIVMPYMGLPASPAKFMGWYLLLWGVFTGFMFIGSLCYPVAKQVVFGSLTILFFLLAARDFFGSELIGTIAGIEGIFCGASAIYFAMAQVLNNEYGRTILPIGEKKAPAMTTQEVAA; encoded by the coding sequence ATGTCTAACAAGCTCGCGAATCCAGCGCCACTTGGCCTAATGGGTTTTGGTATGACCACCATTCTACTTAACATCCACAACGCAGGTTTCTTCCCGATTGATTCGATGATCCTGGCGATGGGTATTTTCTATGGCGGTCTAAGCCAAGTGTTTGTGGGCATGATGTGCTTTAAACGTGGCGATACTTTCGGCACCACAGCTTTCACTTCGTACGGTCTATTCTGGTTAACGCTAGTCGGTATTATTGTGATGCCTTACATGGGTCTTCCGGCAAGCCCTGCGAAGTTTATGGGTTGGTACCTACTGCTTTGGGGGGTGTTTACTGGTTTCATGTTTATCGGTTCACTTTGCTACCCAGTGGCTAAGCAAGTGGTATTTGGTTCATTGACCATTCTGTTCTTCTTGCTTGCCGCTCGTGATTTCTTCGGCAGTGAACTGATTGGCACTATCGCAGGCATCGAAGGCATCTTCTGTGGCGCAAGCGCGATTTACTTCGCAATGGCTCAAGTTCTTAATAACGAATACGGCCGTACTATTCTGCCAATTGGTGAGAAGAAAGCGCCAGCAATGACCACTCAAGAAGTGGCGGCATGA
- the guaA gene encoding glutamine-hydrolyzing GMP synthase, producing the protein MTKNIHDQRILILDFGSQYTQLVARRVREIGVYCELWSWDVEEADIREFNPDGIILSGGPESVTEDNSPRAPQYVFDSGVPVLGVCYGMQTMAEQLGGKVAGSNEREFGYAQVKVSGDSAIFKDLEETQDVWMSHGDKVVEIPADFVKVGETDTCPYAAMANEEKKYYGVQFHPEVTHTKQGLQMLENFVLGACGCERLWTPGSIIEDAVARIKEQVGDDEVILGLSGGVDSSVVAMLVHRAIGDKLTCVFVDNGLLRLNEGEQVMEMFGDKFGLNIIKVDAEERFLAALEGKSDPEEKRKTIGHVFVDVFDEESKKLENAKWLAQGTIYPDVIESAASKTGKAHVIKSHHNVGGLPDDMEMGLVEPLRELFKDEVRKIGLELGLPYNMLYRHPFPGPGLGVRVLGEIKKEYCDLLRRADAIFIEELHNADLYHKVSQAFTVFLPVRSVGVMGDGRKYDWVVSLRAVETIDFMTAHWAHLPYDFLGKVSNRIINEVDGISRVVYDISGKPPATIEWE; encoded by the coding sequence TTCTGATCCTAGACTTCGGTTCTCAATACACACAACTAGTAGCACGTCGCGTTCGTGAGATCGGTGTTTACTGTGAACTATGGAGCTGGGACGTAGAAGAAGCGGATATTCGTGAATTCAACCCAGACGGTATTATCCTATCTGGTGGTCCAGAAAGCGTTACGGAAGACAACTCTCCACGTGCTCCTCAGTACGTATTTGATTCAGGTGTTCCAGTTCTTGGTGTGTGCTACGGCATGCAAACCATGGCTGAACAGCTTGGCGGTAAAGTAGCGGGCTCTAACGAGCGTGAATTTGGCTACGCACAAGTTAAAGTATCTGGTGACTCTGCAATCTTTAAAGATCTTGAAGAAACTCAAGACGTTTGGATGAGCCACGGCGACAAAGTTGTTGAAATCCCAGCAGACTTCGTAAAAGTTGGTGAGACGGATACTTGTCCGTACGCAGCAATGGCAAACGAAGAGAAGAAATACTACGGTGTGCAGTTCCACCCAGAAGTAACGCACACTAAACAAGGCCTACAAATGCTAGAGAACTTCGTTCTTGGTGCTTGTGGCTGTGAGCGTCTGTGGACTCCAGGCTCTATCATTGAAGACGCGGTTGCTCGCATTAAAGAGCAAGTAGGCGACGATGAAGTGATTCTAGGTCTATCTGGTGGTGTTGACTCATCAGTAGTGGCGATGCTTGTTCACCGTGCTATCGGTGACAAACTGACTTGTGTATTCGTAGACAACGGTCTTCTTCGTCTAAACGAAGGTGAGCAAGTGATGGAGATGTTTGGCGACAAGTTCGGCCTAAACATCATCAAAGTAGACGCAGAAGAGCGTTTCCTTGCAGCACTTGAAGGCAAGTCTGATCCAGAAGAGAAGCGTAAGACAATCGGTCACGTATTCGTAGACGTATTTGATGAAGAATCGAAGAAGCTAGAGAACGCGAAATGGCTAGCTCAGGGTACAATCTACCCAGACGTTATCGAATCTGCGGCATCAAAAACCGGTAAAGCACACGTCATCAAGTCTCACCACAACGTGGGCGGTCTTCCTGATGATATGGAAATGGGTCTTGTTGAGCCGCTACGCGAGCTATTTAAAGACGAAGTACGTAAGATCGGTCTAGAGCTAGGTCTTCCATACAACATGCTTTACCGTCACCCATTCCCAGGTCCAGGTCTAGGTGTTCGCGTACTTGGTGAAATCAAGAAAGAGTACTGTGACCTACTGCGCCGTGCTGACGCTATCTTCATCGAAGAGCTGCACAATGCAGACCTTTACCACAAAGTATCTCAAGCGTTCACGGTATTCCTACCAGTTCGCTCTGTGGGCGTAATGGGCGATGGCCGTAAGTACGACTGGGTTGTTTCTCTACGTGCTGTTGAGACTATCGACTTTATGACGGCTCACTGGGCGCACCTACCATACGACTTCCTAGGTAAGGTTTCTAACCGTATTATCAACGAAGTAGATGGTATTTCTCGTGTGGTATACGATATCTCTGGTAAGCCACCAGCGACTATCGAGTGGGAATAA
- a CDS encoding alanine/glycine:cation symporter family protein, with protein sequence MQSLVDFLNGIIWSPALIYLCLGAGLFYSILTRFVQVRHFFEMWRLLLSGKSSDKGISSFQALAVSLSGRVGTGNIAGVAAAIGFGGPGAVFWMWMVAFFGAATAYVESTLAQIYKEEDQGEFRGGPAYYIEKAMGQKWYAWIFAIATIFACGVLLPGVQSNSIGNAVETAFGTGAMIETAIGTISFAKIFTGAVISIILAFIIFGGVKRIAHFTQIVVPFMALAYIIIAFVIILLNIGEVPRIVGMILGDAFTPMAGFGAAIGWGVKRGVYSNEAGQGTGPHAAAAANVDHPAQQGLVQSFSIYIDTLLVCSATAFMILITGAYNVHGPESTFLVQNLAETVGANGPAFTQLAIESTMPGVGKLFIAFALFFFAFTTILAYYYIAETNIAYIRRTFKVNGLMFLLKLVLITSVFYGTVKAANLAWAMGDVGVGLMAWLNIVGILIIFFIAKPAIVALKDYEKQQKEGVEEYTFNPVALGIKNADYWEGRYERKTGKKPEAAQEVGSAPSQTQTS encoded by the coding sequence ATGCAGTCTTTAGTTGATTTTTTAAACGGGATAATCTGGAGTCCCGCTCTTATTTATTTATGTCTTGGTGCAGGCCTTTTCTACTCCATTCTTACTCGATTTGTACAAGTCCGTCATTTCTTCGAAATGTGGCGTCTATTGCTGTCAGGTAAGAGCTCAGATAAAGGGATTTCATCGTTCCAGGCACTGGCCGTCTCGCTGTCTGGCCGTGTCGGTACAGGTAACATCGCGGGTGTCGCAGCGGCGATCGGCTTTGGTGGGCCTGGTGCGGTTTTCTGGATGTGGATGGTGGCCTTCTTTGGTGCAGCCACGGCCTACGTCGAATCGACGCTAGCGCAGATCTATAAAGAAGAAGACCAAGGCGAGTTCCGTGGTGGTCCTGCTTACTATATTGAAAAAGCCATGGGTCAGAAGTGGTACGCGTGGATCTTCGCGATTGCGACTATCTTTGCATGTGGTGTGCTTCTTCCAGGCGTTCAATCAAACAGTATTGGTAATGCCGTTGAAACTGCCTTTGGCACAGGCGCGATGATTGAAACAGCGATCGGTACCATCAGTTTTGCCAAAATTTTCACTGGCGCTGTCATCTCTATCATTCTCGCCTTCATCATCTTTGGTGGCGTAAAACGTATCGCGCACTTCACGCAGATCGTTGTTCCTTTTATGGCGCTTGCATACATCATCATCGCATTTGTGATCATTCTACTGAACATCGGTGAAGTGCCACGTATCGTGGGTATGATTCTCGGCGATGCTTTCACTCCAATGGCTGGCTTCGGTGCTGCGATTGGTTGGGGTGTGAAGCGTGGCGTTTACTCTAATGAAGCAGGTCAAGGTACAGGTCCTCACGCAGCGGCAGCGGCAAACGTTGATCACCCAGCTCAGCAAGGTCTGGTTCAGTCTTTCTCTATCTACATCGATACGTTGCTGGTTTGTTCCGCAACGGCGTTTATGATTCTTATCACGGGCGCCTACAACGTACACGGTCCTGAGAGCACATTCCTAGTTCAAAACCTAGCGGAAACGGTCGGCGCTAACGGCCCTGCGTTTACTCAGCTAGCGATTGAAAGCACTATGCCTGGTGTTGGTAAGCTGTTCATTGCATTCGCACTGTTCTTCTTCGCCTTTACCACTATCTTGGCGTACTACTACATTGCAGAAACCAACATTGCCTACATTCGCCGCACCTTTAAGGTAAACGGCTTGATGTTCCTATTGAAGCTGGTTTTGATCACCTCGGTGTTCTACGGCACAGTGAAAGCAGCGAACCTAGCTTGGGCAATGGGTGATGTCGGTGTAGGTCTCATGGCATGGCTAAACATTGTTGGTATCTTGATTATCTTCTTCATTGCGAAACCAGCTATCGTGGCGCTTAAGGATTACGAGAAGCAGCAAAAAGAAGGGGTTGAAGAGTATACGTTTAACCCAGTTGCACTTGGTATCAAAAACGCAGACTACTGGGAAGGTCGATACGAGCGTAAGACAGGTAAAAAGCCTGAAGCAGCCCAAGAGGTTGGTTCTGCACCGAGTCAGACGCAGACATCATAA